A region from the Vicia villosa cultivar HV-30 ecotype Madison, WI linkage group LG3, Vvil1.0, whole genome shotgun sequence genome encodes:
- the LOC131660519 gene encoding protein OXIDATIVE STRESS 3 LIKE 4-like, giving the protein MEILVGPTFTIDVPSSPPPSDQTEERRRLFMNEVEAPTSFRISGSSKFFGGGSPESSSSIGTPDESDNDEEVQSQMKTRSGLGSLDSLEDSLPIKRGLSSHFEGKSKSFTDLSQVSDLTELRKQESPFNKRRRVLIASKFSRKSSFYSWSNPKSMPLLPVNEDHDDDYGDGYYDYEEEEKTRKVSSSSSSSSLGEEKKQEDQVQVGDGRMHESHAAGMRLRLRSFKSRSFSLADLQEHDDEEDDEDD; this is encoded by the exons ATGGAGATTTTAGTGGGTCCCACTTTCACCATCGACGTTCCTTCATCTCCGCCGCCTTCCGATCAAACCGAAGAACGCCGCCGCCTCTTCATGAATGAAGTTGAAGCTCCGACGTCGTTCCGGATCTCGGGATCGTCGAAGTTCTTCGGCGGCGGTTCGCCGGAGAGTTCGTCGTCGATTGGGACTCCCGATGAGAGTGACAACGATGAGGAAGTGCAGAGTCAGATGAAGACAAGAAGTGGATTGGGTTCGTTGGATTCTTTGGAAGACTCTCTCCCTATCAA GAGGGGATTATCAAGtcattttgaaggaaaatcaAAGTCATTTACGGATCTATCACAAGTAAGCGATTTAACTGAATTGCGAAAGCAAGAGAGTCCTTTTAACAAGAGAAGAAGGGTTTTAATTGCTTCTAAATTTTCGAGAAAATCGTCTTTCTATTCATGGTCAAACCCTAAATCCATGCCTCTTTTGCCTGTGAATGAGGATCATGATGATGATTATGGTGATGGTTATTATGATtatgaagaagaggaaaagactaGAAAAGTTTCATCTTCTTCGTCTTCATCTTCTTTGGGAGAGGAGAAGAAACAAGAGGATCAAGTTCAGGTTGGGGATGGTAGAATGCATGAATCTCATGCTGCTGGAATGAGGCTTAGACTTAGAAGCTTTAAGTCAAGGAGTTTTTCTCTTGCAGATCTACAAGAACATGAcgatgaggaagatgatgaagatgattaa